The proteins below are encoded in one region of Leptospira meyeri:
- a CDS encoding AAA family ATPase produces MAKKEKSFSDWLNERPVWQKISAKILIEQGTIPEDKIEEISSLCYKEANSEVGIEDCDIKAISEKISNSGSSEFKILEITDIKGVNALNPKRPIRLHPHTLSILYGTNGSGKSGYVRALKHLSGNKKKGILIGNIYSDTKEEASISLKIDIGGKENIIQHQLDKPHPQFERVKIYDTQTSSLFIDEESEISYEPPELWFLSELTKVSEIISDVLKERREVVLKTDFQLPEYHSNTDIGNWFKSITTNTNEEELNSKIFWTESDDAKLAELIQLLSATDVSKKITTLSNQDLAAKTVTDVLNEILVSYSNDNLKSLKTLNEVSKGSTKIAKEAAEKVFSSAPLSGVGNATWKALWEAAREYSVTEAYQDEIFPLLADGSVCVLCQQPLDSEAKNRLADFENFIQGSLEKKASEDLLKYKQKLSELPKLPPDEVVALNLQILLPEEQDKQEEFLKEIISLRAKLDKINNGSTFDDIDFSKEKKIIEYLSSIKTKVLRELEEAKKSQNPLEKAEILKSKVELEARSFLFKNIQKIRERINSLKMVEEFDEAINSCNTTPLSKKKSALSASLLTDEFRDIFQKELNKLGAGHLKAELQQKRASKGVTYYAIKLKSIDEAPVGKILSEGEFRIASLAAFISEILLSKNKAPIIFDDPINSLDVEYEEYVSNRICEMSKHQQVIVFTHRISLLTNLETIAKSQDGEANTLHLTRENWGTGQPGETPVYARKVDTSLNLLIANLQKGKKILDTEGGTTAFYPVGKALCSDFRILLERVIEEYLLQSVVIRFRRSVQTLRLKNLLQIEKADIQLIDELMTKYSYFEHSQPIETPAPLPNVSEIESDFQKLKTWLDSFRKKVKN; encoded by the coding sequence ATGGCAAAAAAAGAAAAAAGTTTTTCTGACTGGCTTAATGAACGCCCAGTGTGGCAAAAAATCTCTGCTAAGATTTTAATAGAGCAGGGAACAATTCCTGAAGATAAGATCGAAGAAATTTCAAGTTTATGTTATAAGGAAGCAAATTCAGAAGTAGGTATTGAAGATTGTGATATAAAGGCAATTTCTGAAAAGATTAGTAATTCAGGTTCAAGCGAATTTAAAATTTTAGAAATAACTGATATAAAAGGTGTAAACGCATTAAATCCCAAAAGACCAATAAGATTACATCCTCATACATTATCCATTTTATATGGAACTAATGGTTCAGGGAAATCAGGTTATGTACGTGCCTTAAAGCATCTTTCTGGAAATAAAAAGAAAGGGATACTAATTGGAAATATATATTCTGATACAAAGGAAGAAGCTTCCATTTCGCTTAAAATAGATATAGGCGGGAAGGAAAATATAATCCAACACCAGCTAGATAAACCTCATCCTCAGTTTGAAAGAGTAAAAATTTATGACACGCAAACTTCAAGTCTATTCATTGATGAGGAAAGTGAGATAAGTTATGAACCTCCTGAACTTTGGTTTTTATCAGAGCTAACAAAAGTTAGTGAAATAATATCAGATGTTTTAAAAGAAAGAAGAGAAGTTGTTTTAAAAACGGATTTTCAATTACCCGAATACCATTCTAATACGGATATTGGAAATTGGTTTAAAAGTATTACTACAAATACAAATGAAGAAGAACTTAATTCAAAGATTTTTTGGACCGAATCAGATGATGCCAAATTAGCCGAACTAATTCAGTTATTATCTGCTACAGATGTCTCAAAGAAAATAACTACATTAAGCAATCAGGATTTAGCTGCCAAAACCGTAACGGATGTTCTGAATGAGATTCTAGTTAGTTATTCTAATGATAATCTGAAATCCTTAAAAACTCTCAATGAAGTTAGTAAAGGATCAACGAAAATCGCTAAGGAAGCAGCTGAAAAAGTATTTTCTTCTGCTCCTTTATCTGGTGTAGGCAATGCTACATGGAAGGCACTATGGGAAGCAGCTAGAGAATATTCGGTAACGGAAGCTTACCAGGATGAAATTTTTCCATTATTAGCAGATGGGTCAGTTTGCGTTCTATGTCAACAGCCTCTTGACAGCGAAGCAAAAAATCGCTTAGCCGATTTTGAAAATTTTATTCAAGGTTCACTTGAGAAAAAAGCTTCCGAAGATTTATTGAAATATAAGCAAAAATTGAGTGAATTACCAAAACTTCCTCCTGATGAAGTAGTAGCACTAAATCTACAAATTCTTCTCCCAGAAGAGCAGGATAAACAAGAAGAATTTCTTAAAGAAATTATTAGCTTGAGGGCTAAGTTAGATAAAATAAATAACGGCAGTACATTTGATGATATTGATTTCTCTAAAGAAAAGAAAATAATTGAATACCTATCTTCAATTAAGACCAAAGTTTTACGAGAACTTGAAGAAGCTAAAAAATCGCAAAATCCTCTGGAAAAGGCGGAAATATTAAAATCTAAAGTCGAACTAGAAGCGAGGTCTTTTCTTTTTAAAAATATTCAGAAAATTCGAGAAAGAATCAATTCGTTAAAGATGGTTGAAGAATTCGATGAAGCAATTAATAGCTGTAATACAACTCCTTTAAGTAAAAAGAAATCTGCTCTTTCGGCGAGTCTTCTAACTGATGAGTTCAGAGATATTTTTCAAAAAGAATTAAATAAACTCGGAGCTGGACACTTAAAAGCTGAACTGCAACAAAAACGCGCTTCAAAAGGGGTTACATATTATGCTATCAAATTAAAATCAATTGATGAGGCACCAGTTGGAAAAATATTAAGCGAAGGGGAATTCCGGATAGCGTCTCTTGCCGCCTTTATATCGGAGATATTACTCTCTAAAAATAAAGCACCTATAATATTCGATGATCCAATAAATTCTTTGGACGTAGAGTATGAAGAATATGTAAGTAATAGAATTTGCGAAATGTCAAAACATCAGCAAGTTATTGTTTTTACTCATAGAATTTCTTTATTAACTAATTTAGAAACGATTGCTAAGTCCCAAGATGGAGAAGCTAATACATTACATCTAACACGTGAGAATTGGGGAACAGGCCAACCAGGTGAGACTCCGGTTTATGCTAGAAAAGTTGATACATCATTAAACCTTCTTATAGCTAATTTGCAAAAGGGTAAGAAAATTTTAGATACTGAAGGTGGGACAACAGCTTTTTATCCTGTTGGAAAAGCGCTTTGTAGTGATTTTCGCATTCTATTAGAAAGAGTTATTGAAGAGTATCTCTTACAGAGTGTCGTGATTCGTTTCAGAAGATCCGTTCAAACACTACGTTTAAAAAATTTGTTACAAATTGAAAAAGCAGACATCCAATTAATTGATGAATTGATGACAAAATATTCATATTTTGAACATTCTCAGCCAATAGAAACTCCGGCGCCATTACCGAATGTTAGTGAAATTGAATCAGATTTTCAAAAATTAAAAACATGGCTTGATTCCTTTAGAAAAAAAGTAAAAAATTAA
- a CDS encoding DUF4258 domain-containing protein: MIFDWDNEKNKLLFSQRNISFERIVIEIEAGAILDILEHPNSKKYPNQIIIVINIDNYAWIVPAIENENSFFLKTAYPSRKHTKLYFPEVNIHET; the protein is encoded by the coding sequence GTGATTTTTGACTGGGATAATGAAAAAAATAAACTACTCTTTTCTCAGCGCAATATTTCCTTCGAAAGAATAGTAATCGAAATTGAAGCAGGTGCTATACTAGATATCTTGGAACATCCAAATAGTAAAAAGTATCCAAACCAAATAATTATAGTAATTAATATTGATAATTATGCCTGGATTGTCCCTGCAATTGAAAACGAAAATTCATTCTTTTTAAAAACCGCATACCCTTCACGAAAACACACTAAATTATATTTTCCAGAGGTGAACATTCATGAAACTTAA
- a CDS encoding toll/interleukin-1 receptor domain-containing protein: protein MIPKIYKTFISYSHDNQIVLDRILDFSSYLRSQGIDSIIDQYEESPSEGWPRWMDRQIEESDFVLVAATEEYSKKPKSDNVDYGRGVTWETSLIYQHLYNGKSLNNKFIPIVFSEEDKKFIPTPLQSQTIYNVSNDSEKTKLKDRLRGLKTTIKPPIGNPDSLPPRERKSTFLTTFIDVDLWNQAVWKGTSVLSQPELGDILGLAILFNNPVAARKIFYQWLSRVGEEDKFDQIRVSIIEGEIEGELPGYTVHIGSNIENIAKYFKSEKLEFDYDRFAIISRYNRMNPKKDSPYLNYFKENVTKSKKFYLLPAYLENGEIKIEYNLKILKNQIFFRNVSEIGKNDLDHIVIQKPIK from the coding sequence ATGATACCAAAAATTTACAAAACCTTTATCAGCTATAGTCATGATAACCAAATAGTTTTAGACAGAATATTAGATTTTTCTAGCTATCTAAGATCTCAAGGAATTGATTCTATTATAGATCAATATGAGGAATCTCCTTCTGAAGGCTGGCCAAGATGGATGGATAGACAAATTGAAGAATCTGATTTTGTTTTAGTTGCTGCTACAGAAGAGTATTCTAAAAAGCCAAAATCAGACAATGTTGACTATGGAAGAGGAGTTACTTGGGAAACTTCACTTATATATCAACACTTATATAACGGAAAATCGCTAAATAATAAGTTTATACCGATTGTTTTTTCAGAAGAAGATAAGAAATTCATACCAACACCATTGCAAAGTCAAACAATTTATAATGTATCTAATGATTCAGAAAAAACAAAATTAAAAGATCGACTTCGTGGCTTAAAAACTACGATAAAACCGCCAATAGGAAATCCTGATTCATTACCACCGAGAGAAAGAAAAAGTACATTTTTAACAACATTTATCGATGTTGATCTATGGAATCAAGCCGTTTGGAAGGGAACTTCAGTTCTTTCACAGCCTGAACTAGGCGATATTCTTGGATTGGCAATTCTATTTAACAATCCAGTAGCCGCTAGGAAAATATTTTATCAGTGGCTTTCTCGAGTTGGAGAAGAAGATAAATTTGATCAAATTAGAGTATCAATAATCGAGGGAGAAATAGAAGGCGAACTTCCTGGCTACACAGTACATATAGGTTCAAATATTGAAAATATCGCGAAATATTTTAAATCTGAAAAATTAGAATTTGATTACGACAGATTCGCAATAATTAGCAGATATAATCGAATGAATCCAAAAAAAGATTCACCATACTTAAACTATTTTAAAGAAAATGTAACTAAGTCGAAAAAATTCTATTTGTTACCGGCATATCTTGAGAACGGAGAAATTAAAATTGAATATAATTTAAAAATTCTAAAGAATCAAATTTTCTTTAGAAATGTTTCCGAAATTGGAAAAAACGACTTAGATCACATAGTAATACAAAAACCAATTAAATAG
- a CDS encoding AAA family ATPase: protein MLIEFSVENFLSFQKEAKLSMVAARSFREHKDTHTINIDKKMVLLKSAIIFGNNGSGKSNLIRAMNFMKIIVLNSFRDALLDNGENIFPLEKFALNSESEKKPSLFEISFIYNDVKYRYGFEIDNNQIISEWLFHTTSKEVFLFKREGQNIEINKSSFKEAIGKEKDVRENVLFLSLLATLGKETSSNIIDWFKKFRFINGINDSGHKKYTVEKLKQDEGFKKWILHFIKYLEISNLSTKEEFFDESKLDLIKDDEVYNLINSLNRKNKKLKIDQILTYHRKYDGSNLLIDTIPFNFEKQESDGTKKLIYLLGPWYDTLKNGTLLIVDELDSRLHSHLTSRLIEFFHLYNTRKAQLIFASHDTALLDKELFRRDQVWFVEKDQFGNSNLISLGDYKTDKVRNKSAFSKNYLNGKYGAIPYFDFDKELVDLLHG, encoded by the coding sequence ATGTTAATAGAATTTAGCGTAGAAAATTTTCTCTCTTTCCAAAAAGAAGCAAAGCTATCAATGGTAGCAGCACGTTCATTTCGTGAACACAAGGATACTCACACCATTAATATCGATAAAAAAATGGTTCTATTAAAATCAGCGATCATCTTTGGGAATAATGGAAGCGGTAAAAGTAATTTGATAAGAGCAATGAACTTTATGAAAATCATTGTCTTGAATTCTTTTAGAGATGCTTTGTTGGATAATGGTGAAAATATTTTTCCTCTAGAAAAATTCGCATTAAATTCTGAATCAGAAAAGAAACCAAGTCTATTTGAAATTTCATTTATTTATAACGATGTAAAATATCGTTACGGCTTTGAAATAGATAATAATCAAATAATTTCAGAATGGTTATTCCACACCACTTCAAAAGAAGTGTTCTTATTCAAAAGAGAAGGGCAAAATATTGAAATCAATAAATCTTCTTTCAAAGAAGCAATAGGAAAAGAAAAAGATGTAAGAGAAAATGTTCTATTTTTGTCTTTATTAGCTACTCTCGGTAAAGAAACGTCTTCAAATATTATAGATTGGTTTAAAAAATTCCGATTTATAAACGGCATCAATGACAGCGGGCATAAAAAGTATACTGTAGAAAAATTAAAGCAAGATGAAGGATTCAAAAAATGGATACTTCACTTCATAAAATATTTAGAAATTTCGAATTTATCTACGAAAGAAGAATTCTTTGATGAATCAAAATTAGATTTAATTAAAGATGATGAAGTTTACAATTTAATTAATTCTCTTAACAGAAAAAACAAAAAGTTAAAAATAGATCAAATCTTAACCTACCATAGAAAATATGATGGATCAAATTTGTTGATCGATACTATTCCATTCAATTTTGAAAAACAAGAATCCGATGGTACGAAAAAATTAATATATTTGCTTGGACCCTGGTATGATACTTTAAAAAATGGAACATTATTAATTGTTGACGAACTTGATTCAAGATTACACAGTCATTTAACATCTCGTTTAATTGAATTTTTTCATTTATATAATACAAGAAAAGCACAACTTATCTTTGCATCTCATGACACAGCACTTCTAGATAAGGAACTTTTCAGAAGAGACCAGGTCTGGTTCGTAGAAAAAGACCAATTCGGAAACTCTAATTTGATTTCATTAGGAGACTATAAGACAGACAAAGTTAGAAACAAATCAGCATTCAGCAAAAACTATCTCAATGGAAAATATGGTGCTATCCCATATTTCGATTTTGATAAAGAATTGGTTGATTTATTGCATGGGTGA
- a CDS encoding DF family (seleno)protein: protein MIEFQYFNDCPNASTTLNNLKTLIKKNVININEVKIVEIESPEDAAKLNFQGSPTILINGIDIYTGEIPDNTNFSCRYYLFDGKRTGIMSEEYIKLKYEEYKIKQK from the coding sequence ATGATTGAGTTTCAATATTTTAATGATTGTCCAAATGCAAGTACTACTTTAAATAATCTAAAAACACTAATAAAAAAAAATGTTATTAATATTAATGAAGTAAAAATTGTTGAAATTGAAAGTCCTGAAGATGCTGCCAAACTTAACTTTCAAGGATCACCTACAATTTTAATTAATGGGATTGACATTTATACAGGGGAGATTCCAGATAATACAAATTTTTCATGTAGATATTATCTTTTCGATGGTAAAAGGACAGGCATAATGAGCGAAGAGTATATTAAATTAAAATATGAAGAATACAAAATAAAACAAAAATGA
- a CDS encoding ParB N-terminal domain-containing protein codes for MPDRQLTDIEKNQVRISQTEADGSLRCYISGEIISQADEIEFDHLTAWSKGGPTDLVNVRIVKKIYNRRKKDESLDTVKDNFQLEKLFLQKQNNIKLQDILELKGISNMNIHLVKEENVVKLTDSNTTITAPILYDKHLDSYYFYSKVPLSWIQNDDQEGLQPRVIDLKRLVNLRDHLKSHPQLSPAIARYLKNSIRLFDGQHKTAAQILNNAKEVDVKVFLSTEDEKSSKNLFDSLMITNLEAHSKLRQVPFYTSTLLERLSTIQKEMWEEFSSTKPSSSHSEENFIKFLIIEKQFEKSKANSILFAALKENVLSSSALEPYVAEASKDPNYPITQDLLATAIYPNTIYLHPSSSLFDQPNDFRNSEVENFKILSKVIVESSHLADWIPSKKNESLNSAQKRVRRIWHKGAVLTWGPYMKDIIINVFNILTEPEREKLLYRAKITNEQTERLEACFSRLFSHSLWDSTDSTIDSLLVSSRKQDELFNKLNLTRAYVLTGNI; via the coding sequence ATGCCAGATAGACAACTTACAGATATAGAAAAAAATCAAGTCAGGATAAGTCAAACAGAAGCTGATGGCTCTCTTCGATGTTACATTTCAGGTGAAATAATCTCTCAAGCTGACGAGATAGAATTTGATCATTTAACAGCATGGTCGAAAGGAGGTCCAACAGATTTAGTAAATGTTCGGATAGTAAAGAAAATTTATAACAGACGTAAAAAAGATGAAAGCTTAGACACCGTAAAAGACAATTTTCAATTAGAAAAATTGTTTTTACAGAAACAAAATAATATCAAACTGCAAGACATATTGGAATTAAAAGGTATTTCGAATATGAATATACACCTCGTAAAAGAGGAGAATGTAGTCAAATTAACTGACTCAAATACAACTATAACTGCTCCAATATTATATGACAAACACTTAGATTCCTATTATTTTTATTCAAAAGTTCCCTTATCTTGGATTCAAAATGATGATCAAGAAGGTTTACAACCCAGAGTAATCGACTTGAAAAGACTTGTCAATCTACGTGACCACTTAAAAAGCCATCCTCAACTATCCCCTGCAATCGCAAGATACCTCAAGAATTCTATAAGATTATTTGATGGTCAGCACAAAACAGCTGCACAAATATTGAATAATGCAAAGGAAGTTGACGTAAAAGTATTTCTATCAACGGAAGATGAAAAAAGTTCTAAAAATCTGTTTGATTCTTTAATGATCACAAATCTGGAAGCACATTCTAAGCTTAGACAAGTACCTTTCTATACATCAACGTTATTAGAAAGACTTTCTACTATCCAAAAAGAAATGTGGGAGGAATTTTCATCAACAAAACCTTCATCTTCTCATTCTGAAGAAAATTTCATAAAATTTTTAATTATAGAAAAGCAATTTGAGAAATCTAAAGCGAACAGTATTCTCTTTGCCGCATTAAAAGAAAATGTTTTATCGTCTTCCGCTTTGGAACCTTATGTAGCTGAAGCATCAAAGGATCCAAATTATCCTATTACGCAAGATTTATTAGCAACAGCCATATACCCTAATACTATATACCTACACCCTTCCTCTTCTCTATTTGACCAACCAAATGATTTTAGAAATAGTGAAGTTGAAAACTTTAAAATATTATCAAAGGTGATTGTGGAAAGTAGTCACCTAGCAGATTGGATTCCATCTAAAAAAAATGAATCGCTCAATAGTGCTCAAAAAAGAGTCCGTAGAATTTGGCACAAAGGTGCTGTATTAACTTGGGGTCCTTATATGAAAGACATTATAATAAATGTATTCAATATTCTTACTGAACCTGAAAGAGAAAAACTTTTATACAGAGCAAAAATTACGAATGAACAAACCGAAAGATTAGAAGCCTGTTTTAGTAGACTTTTTTCACATTCACTGTGGGACTCTACAGACAGTACTATTGATAGCCTTCTCGTTTCATCTAGAAAACAAGATGAGCTCTTCAATAAACTGAATTTAACTAGAGCCTACGTATTAACAGGTAATATATAA
- a CDS encoding tetratricopeptide repeat protein, which yields MRNKQKMRNKDTKFQIYLTKTFITIILFALVFCKNDEREVEALKLKQLFDEGNYIEVIKYSEILMKKYPSSKSGYLIMISVAYQQLGNLEMTKFYIKKAIELDNSQGENYANLGVIYFNEKNYKDSLPYLLEGLEKGGYKDPCALVYAIGLCYSELKDVNNAAGAFLSFLSRCENESRFIEQIKIANMYLFANKEKIEIR from the coding sequence ATGAGAAATAAGCAAAAAATGAGAAATAAGGATACTAAATTTCAAATATATTTAACAAAAACATTTATAACTATTATTTTATTTGCATTAGTGTTTTGCAAAAATGATGAGCGCGAAGTTGAAGCATTGAAACTAAAACAACTTTTTGATGAGGGTAATTATATTGAAGTAATAAAATACTCTGAAATTTTGATGAAAAAATACCCCTCTTCAAAGAGCGGGTATTTAATAATGATTTCTGTTGCTTATCAACAGTTAGGTAATTTAGAAATGACAAAATTTTATATAAAAAAGGCAATTGAGCTTGATAACTCTCAAGGCGAAAACTATGCTAATTTGGGTGTAATATATTTTAATGAAAAAAACTATAAAGACTCACTACCATATTTACTCGAGGGCCTTGAGAAGGGTGGTTATAAGGACCCTTGTGCTTTAGTTTATGCTATTGGGTTATGCTATTCTGAATTAAAAGACGTAAATAATGCGGCTGGCGCCTTTCTCTCATTCCTTTCCAGATGTGAAAATGAGTCTAGATTTATTGAGCAAATAAAAATTGCTAATATGTATTTATTCGCAAACAAAGAGAAAATTGAGATTCGATAG